TGCGGTGTCCGTTACGAGCAGGGTGTCGAACATATCGCCACGGGGACGGAGGGTGCCTGCAACAGGAAAGACCACCTCGGTGTCGACCGGTGCCCCGGATGCGTCATACTCCCGGATGCGGATGGTAAGGTCGTCGCCGACCCGGATACCTTCGTATTTCCGCAATGATTCTGCAATTTCGCTTCCCAGGATTGCGCTGTCGGTCGTCTCATCGTAGCCCGTGCCTTTGCTGAATTCCGGCCCGAACACCGCGGAAAAATCCTCCCACGCAATCCCCGCGGCCCCCACATAAGTCTGATGGGGCGTTGCAAGGTCCGCTGTTATCACCGGTGCCGTCCCGTTCACATGCGCAATGTTCCTGAGGGCGGACGCCTTTGCGGCCGTTAGCGGGATGATCGCTCCGTCGCGCACGTCACCCGTTACGGTAATGAGAGTAAGATCCGACTGTTCGCTGATCATTTCGATGGAATGCGCACGGATTCCCTCCCCCAGGGAGACGATGGCCACGACGGCCGCGACACCCACGGCGATGCCGAGGATCGTGAGGATGAGGCGGGTGCGTCTCCGGAGGATCTGACGGCCGGAGATGCGGGCGAAATCGATGCCCTGCCCCATCAGTCCACCACCCTGCCGTCGTGAATGGTGATCATCCGGTCGGCCCGCTTCCCAAGATCCGCGTCATGCGTGACGATCAGAAAGGTTGTTCCCTCCGTCCGGTTGATCTCGTAGATTAGATCGAGGATGTCGTCGCTCGTACGTGAGTCGAGGTTGCCGGTGGGTTCGTCTGCAAGGACCACCGCGGGCCCGTTGATGAGTGACCGGGCGATGGCAACCCGTTGCTGCTCTCCTCCCGAGAGTTCGCCGGGATAGTGGCTGCCCCGGTGCTCAAGCCCGACACGGGCAAGGAGTGCAGCAGCACTTTCCTGCCGCTCCTTCTCCGGGCGGTAGGAGAAGAGCAGAGGATACTCGACATTCTCCTGTGCGCTCAGGTGGGGAATGAGGTTGAACTGCTGGAATACGAACCCGATTTCGTTGCGCCGCAGGTCGATGAGCCGGGCGGTATCCGTGTAATCCACCGGGATGCCGCGGATGCGAACTTCCCCGGATGTCGGGGCGTCAAGGCAGCCGATAATATTCATAAGTGTACTTTTACCGCTCCCGCTCTTTCCGACGATGGCGGTGCATTCGCCTTTCGGTACCCGGATGGAGACGCCATTCAGTGCCTGCACCCCGCCTCCATAGGTCCGGACAAGCCGGATTGTTTCCAGTATCGTTTCTCCCATCAGTCTGCCGTCCTTTCAATCCATAGAATGCCGTTCGTGAGCAGCAGGTAATCTCCGTTGTCCAGTACGGCGACGGTGTTGTCTTCCGCCTGCAGGTACGGGGTGATATCCCGGACATCTTCTCCTACCTGGTGTACCTCGTCGGAGGAGAATCCGTCCGACCACTCCCATCCGTTATATCCGGGGAAGAGCATGGAGAGAATTCTATCAAAGAATTCGGGCATGGTGCTTTTCGCCGGGCGGTTCACCATGATGGCATTTTTGTCCGGGGTGTTGGCGCTGGTGTACCCCGCTGACGGTGCGACGAGATGCAGGGTGGCGGATGCCGTCGTCCCCTTCTCCACCTCACCGGGGAAGATGATGGTGGCGGTGGCCATCTCCGGCGTAACGCCATAGCTGCTATAGAGCATATCGCACCCTTCGTTCACCCATATTGTACCGCTCGTACCGCTCCCCGCCTCATAGACGCAGAGGATGCCCGCCCCCTGCAGCACCACGGTGGCATTCGCCGGGTGGGTGTTCGTGACGGTGAGTGTCAGGGGATTATCCCCTCCTGTGAGGCCGGTGACGGTGTATGCGTCCATGCCGGAGAAGAAGTCGTTTCTGCTGACAAATCCCTTGGTATCGGTGTAGCGGGTGAGAGAATCGCCCAGGATGTCCGCTCCCGTCAGTGCGGGAGTAAGGTTCGGGTACGTGGCAACCTGCCCGTCTTTGCTCCATGCCCAGTACAGGAAGAGCCGGGTATATACCGGGGCGGCGTCTTTGGGGAGGGTGACGTCCATCTCCGCTGGCCATCTCTCTCCCGGGGCGAGTGTGCCGCTGTACGTGCTGTTTCCGGTAGTATAGATGTAGCCGCCGGTTATGTCCTCATGAAAGACATTCTCCAGCGGGCGGTCACCCGCATAGGTAGCCGTGGCCGGTGCAGTGAGGAGCACGGCCATGAGAATCATTATTGTCAGGTTCCGCCTATGGGAAGGCAAACGAATCCTCCTTGCGGTTGTTTGTATAGGAAGACTCTTTAATAGTCTGGTCTTCGTTGACCATGACAGTCACCTGGTGGGTGCCCGGTGTGGTGAAGAGCGGAATCCAGGTGGTGCGGCTTCCGTGTGCAGGAACGCCTTCATCCAGCAGGCGCACTGCCGCCTTCTCCCCGTCCAGGTATACGGTTATCATGCACTCCTGGACATCGCTCCCCCCGCCGTTGGTGACGGTCACCGGCAGGGTGTATTCGGCAAATGCAGCGGCAGATGCAGGGGTGGCAAGAATCTCTCCTGCAGGGATCATGAGGAGACAGGCAATACAGAGGACGACGGCAATCGTGTTTTTGGTCCTGCCCCTGAGAAGGGCGGCCCCTGCACATCCGATTCCCAGGAGGGCAGACAGCAGAGGGGCGGGGGACGTGGTCGCTTCCGGCGCCGTCCCGGAAGCATCTGCCCGCACCGGTTGTGCTGCCTGCACCGAGAGGTCGGGGAGGGTGCCGATGGTGAGCGTCTTCACCGGGGATGTGACAACAGATCCGCCTCCCTCCACGGTGGCCGAGAGGGCATAGGTTCCGGAGGACGCAGTCCAGGAGACCGATGCCTCGCCGATCCCGTCCGGCCCG
Above is a window of Methanogenium organophilum DNA encoding:
- a CDS encoding ABC transporter permease, with protein sequence MGQGIDFARISGRQILRRRTRLILTILGIAVGVAAVVAIVSLGEGIRAHSIEMISEQSDLTLITVTGDVRDGAIIPLTAAKASALRNIAHVNGTAPVITADLATPHQTYVGAAGIAWEDFSAVFGPEFSKGTGYDETTDSAILGSEIAESLRKYEGIRVGDDLTIRIREYDASGAPVDTEVVFPVAGTLRPRGDMFDTLLVTDTARVEEWREGYGAYDVIYLRVDTPGHVFAVAEDVRGLGLEAQGPFEEIEAVNRLMDAVIIILSFFTGISLIIGAMMIINTMMVTVYERTREIGITMALGASQRHVLTLILLECLYIGILGGIAGDILGILLSVGINTLGKSFIISQLGTGFSGFADADITLVTPALLAGGLVIAVTLSLLAGIYPALKAARLNPVDAIRRGL
- a CDS encoding DUF3344 domain-containing protein; the encoded protein is MILMAVLLTAPATATYAGDRPLENVFHEDITGGYIYTTGNSTYSGTLAPGERWPAEMDVTLPKDAAPVYTRLFLYWAWSKDGQVATYPNLTPALTGADILGDSLTRYTDTKGFVSRNDFFSGMDAYTVTGLTGGDNPLTLTVTNTHPANATVVLQGAGILCVYEAGSGTSGTIWVNEGCDMLYSSYGVTPEMATATIIFPGEVEKGTTASATLHLVAPSAGYTSANTPDKNAIMVNRPAKSTMPEFFDRILSMLFPGYNGWEWSDGFSSDEVHQVGEDVRDITPYLQAEDNTVAVLDNGDYLLLTNGILWIERTAD
- a CDS encoding ABC transporter ATP-binding protein produces the protein MGETILETIRLVRTYGGGVQALNGVSIRVPKGECTAIVGKSGSGKSTLMNIIGCLDAPTSGEVRIRGIPVDYTDTARLIDLRRNEIGFVFQQFNLIPHLSAQENVEYPLLFSYRPEKERQESAAALLARVGLEHRGSHYPGELSGGEQQRVAIARSLINGPAVVLADEPTGNLDSRTSDDILDLIYEINRTEGTTFLIVTHDADLGKRADRMITIHDGRVVD